The nucleotide sequence ACGACACCCCGGGTGCCGCTCAAAGTGTCGCCGTCTCGGGCACGACCGCATACGTCGCGGACCATGACTCCGGTCTTCAGATCATCGACATCGCAAATACTGCGACACCCACCCTGCTCGGCTCCCTCGACACTCCGGACTTCGCCATAGACGTCGCCGTCTCGGGCACTACCGCTTATGTGGCCGACTACTTTTCTGGCCTCCAGGTGATTGACGTTTCCGACCCGTCGGCACCCACACTGCTCGGCTCCCTCGACACGCCGCACCGGGCCCACAGCGTCGCCGTTTCGGGCAGTATCGCGTACGTGGCCGATGATTGGACCGGCCTCTTGATGATCGACGTCTCGAATCCAGCGGCACCCACACTGCTCGGCTCCCTCGACACGCCGGGCGAAGCCGTCGGCGTCGCCGTTTCGGGCACTATCGCGTACGTGGCTGATTGGAACGCCGGCGTTCAGGTGATCGACGTCTCGAATCCGTCGGAGCCCGTCTTGCTCGGCTCCCACGCCACGCCGGGTGCAGCCTTGTGTATCGCAGTCTCCGGCACGACTGCGTATGTGATATACGCCGACGATGATATGCTCTCTGGTCTCCAGATCATCGACGTCTCGAATCCTGTGGCACCCGCGCTGCTCGGCTCCTATGAGACGCCGGGCTATGCCCGAGGCGTGTCCGTCTAGGGCACCACCGCGTACGTGGCTGATAGCGGCTCTGGTCTTCAGATCATCGACGTCTCGAATCCTGTGGCACCCGTCTTGCTCGGCTCCCTCGACACACCGGGCGACGCCCGGGAGGTTGCCATCTCCGGCACTACTGCGTACGTGGCCGATGCCGCGGCCGGCCTTCAGGTCATCTCCAGAGGATTGGGTTACTCGTGGGAGGTCTCGGACTCGGCGGCGACCAGGCCCGATGCCGTGATCGACGGCTTAGGCCCGGTGGCGTTTTCCGGACTTGCCGACGGAACGCACTACTTCAACGTGCGTGCGGTCTCGGGCACAACTGCGTACCAGACCCAGACGTACCAGTTCAGGATCGACACCGAGGCTCCGGTGACGACGCCGCGCGGTGCCGTGGACTCCGTGGGCACTGCGACGATCAGTCTTGTTGCGACGGACACCGCCTCTGGCGTGGCCTCGACCCACTTCATTCTCGACGGGGGCTCGGTAGCGACTTACACCGCACCTTTCGCCGTGAGTACGCCCGGAACGCGTACGCTCGAGTTCTACTCGGTCGATAATGCGGGCCACCGCGAGGCGACCAAGACGGTCACATTCACCATAACTCGCTCGTTTGCTGAGGTAGCCGGTCTCACGCGCTATGACACGGCAGTAGCGGCATCCAAGCGCGCGTTTCCCACAGGTGCGGACACGGTTGTGATCGCATCGGGCGAGAACTGGCCTGACGCACTTGGAGGCACGGCGCTGGCCGGTGCTGTCGACGGCCCGATGCTTCTCGTACGGCCCAACGCCTTGCCTTCCGAGGTAGCAGCCGAGAT is from Actinomycetota bacterium and encodes:
- a CDS encoding cell wall-binding repeat-containing protein gives rise to the protein MADSGSGLQIIDVSNPVAPVLLGSLDTPGDAREVAISGTTAYVADAAAGLQVISRGLGYSWEVSDSAATRPDAVIDGLGPVAFSGLADGTHYFNVRAVSGTTAYQTQTYQFRIDTEAPVTTPRGAVDSVGTATISLVATDTASGVASTHFILDGGSVATYTAPFAVSTPGTRTLEFYSVDNAGHREATKTVTFTITRSFAEVAGLTRYDTAVAASKRAFPTGADTVVIASGENWPDALGGTALAGAVDGPMLLVRPNALPSEVAAEIRRLDPSKTYILGGTGAVSAGVASAVEAIVGVGDVVRLAGPTRFETNSKIVSETISVLGPAYDGTAFVATGESFPDALSAAPLAAAKGWPIFLARPASIDSAAMAALGVTDVVILGGTG